One genomic window of Kaistia geumhonensis includes the following:
- a CDS encoding DUF4169 family protein, which yields MPDPINLNRFRKQKARAEKEAQAAENRVRFGRTKAEKEAEAEEAARKARLLDGHRRDGDEPDRS from the coding sequence ATGCCCGACCCGATCAACCTGAACCGCTTCCGCAAGCAGAAGGCCCGCGCCGAGAAGGAGGCGCAGGCTGCCGAGAACCGTGTCCGCTTCGGCCGCACGAAGGCGGAGAAGGAAGCCGAAGCCGAGGAGGCTGCCCGCAAGGCGAGGCTGCTCGACGGCCATCGCCGTGACGGTGACGAGCCGGACCGATCATGA
- a CDS encoding thymidylate synthase, whose product MRQYHDLMRLVLATGAVKTDRTGTGTLSVFGHQMRFDLADGFPLLTTKKLHVRSIIHELLWFISGDTNIRYLNENGVTIWDEWADENGDLGPVYGKQWRSWPAPDGSTIDQLGKVVEMIRRTPDSRRLVVSAWNPAEIEAMALPPCHMMFQFYVADGRLSCQLYQRSADIFLGVPFNIASYALLTMMVAQVTDLVPGDFVHTLGDAHLYSNHLEQARQQLERTPKPLPVMKLNPAVRRLEDFRYEDFELVGYAPDAAIRAPVAV is encoded by the coding sequence ATGCGCCAATATCATGACCTGATGCGGCTCGTCCTCGCGACGGGCGCGGTCAAGACCGACCGGACCGGCACCGGCACGCTGTCCGTGTTCGGCCATCAGATGCGCTTCGATCTGGCCGACGGCTTCCCGCTGCTGACGACCAAGAAGTTGCATGTGCGCTCGATCATCCACGAGCTGCTGTGGTTCATCTCCGGCGACACCAACATCCGCTATCTCAACGAGAACGGCGTCACGATCTGGGATGAGTGGGCTGACGAGAACGGCGATCTCGGCCCCGTCTACGGCAAGCAGTGGCGCTCCTGGCCGGCACCGGATGGGAGCACGATCGACCAGCTCGGCAAGGTGGTCGAGATGATCCGCCGCACGCCGGATTCGCGTCGCCTCGTCGTCTCGGCCTGGAACCCGGCAGAGATCGAGGCGATGGCGCTGCCGCCATGCCACATGATGTTCCAGTTCTATGTCGCCGACGGGCGTCTCTCCTGCCAGCTCTACCAGCGCTCGGCCGATATCTTCCTCGGCGTGCCGTTCAACATCGCCTCCTATGCGCTGCTGACGATGATGGTGGCGCAGGTGACGGATCTCGTGCCCGGCGATTTCGTACACACGCTCGGCGACGCGCATCTCTATTCGAACCATCTGGAACAGGCGCGGCAACAGCTGGAGCGCACGCCGAAGCCGCTTCCGGTCATGAAGCTCAATCCGGCGGTCAGGCGGCTCGAGGACTTCCGCTACGAGGATTTCGAGCTCGTCGGCTACGCGCCCGACGCCGCCATCCGCGCGCCGGTCGCGGTCTAG
- a CDS encoding ribbon-helix-helix domain-containing protein: MRKRSIAIAGHRTSISIEDPFWEALGEIAAARGLSVAALVAEIDGARAPGVNLSSALRLAALDWFRSGRASA, from the coding sequence ATGAGGAAGCGCTCGATCGCGATCGCCGGACACCGGACTTCGATCTCGATCGAGGACCCCTTCTGGGAAGCGCTCGGCGAGATCGCCGCGGCGCGCGGTCTCTCCGTCGCTGCCCTCGTCGCCGAGATCGACGGCGCGCGAGCGCCCGGCGTCAACCTGTCATCCGCCCTTCGCCTCGCGGCGCTGGACTGGTTTCGCTCAGGTAGAGCCTCCGCCTGA
- a CDS encoding Na/Pi symporter, with protein sequence MTSLGELLAGLGLLFVGLKLLSANLQQALGGRLRELLQRSTASPLAGFLVGCVAGIVTQSSNAVAVISGNLVRGRALTTRDAIPIVAGGNVGTAALVVMAAIDFHLAALMLVGFVGLGYQAGLDRKGRLRDWMGVLLGLALLFLGIDFIKAAPRTVDIDALAAFADTLPPLVSLAIGVAVALVTQSSSTAAILALAGLRAGFVELDDCFFLVVGANLGSGIASLVAAGGLSGVGRQLCYVHILVKAIGSGLLLLLWYAVPAFGLDPSLLFVEAGAGEAPASVSMLFLVLQLAGALPVTMFRDLAERFADRFSPPSLEDSVSRPRFIDPAATADPAGALDLSSREIGDLVARLGALLPDLDVADVASPADIRLLWRGGSAVAATTDAFLVQLIGRGLSGADLEAALGQQARLEGVRSLQDALADFSDVILSFATLPRLAFDLSESLRLMVLQLAETGAADDGDYEFLIALTADRSEHLNALRGSLATTALGAEHDAQRLLLATSLFERAVWLIHRLAVALRAVETPLGAPVSRQADEPAPAERAGLGAGLESAGRQTG encoded by the coding sequence GTGACGAGCCTTGGCGAACTGCTGGCCGGTCTCGGGCTGCTCTTTGTCGGACTGAAGCTGTTGTCCGCCAATCTGCAGCAGGCGCTCGGTGGCCGGCTCCGCGAGTTGCTCCAGCGCTCGACCGCCTCGCCGCTCGCCGGCTTCCTGGTCGGCTGTGTCGCCGGAATCGTCACGCAGTCCAGCAACGCGGTCGCGGTCATCTCGGGCAATCTAGTGCGCGGCCGCGCACTGACGACCCGCGACGCGATCCCGATCGTCGCCGGCGGCAATGTCGGCACCGCGGCGCTCGTCGTCATGGCCGCCATCGACTTCCACCTCGCGGCGCTGATGCTCGTCGGCTTCGTCGGTCTCGGCTATCAGGCCGGCCTCGACCGCAAGGGACGGCTGCGCGACTGGATGGGCGTCCTGCTCGGCCTCGCCCTGCTCTTTCTCGGCATCGACTTCATCAAGGCCGCGCCGCGGACTGTCGATATCGATGCGCTGGCCGCTTTCGCCGACACGCTGCCGCCCCTCGTCAGCCTCGCCATCGGCGTCGCGGTGGCGCTCGTGACGCAATCCTCGTCGACCGCCGCCATCCTGGCTCTCGCGGGCCTCCGCGCCGGCTTCGTCGAGCTGGACGACTGCTTCTTTCTCGTCGTGGGCGCCAATCTCGGCTCGGGCATCGCCAGCCTCGTCGCCGCCGGCGGTCTTTCCGGCGTCGGACGCCAGCTCTGCTATGTCCACATCCTGGTCAAGGCGATCGGCTCCGGTCTCCTGCTGTTGCTCTGGTACGCAGTGCCGGCCTTCGGGCTCGATCCCTCGCTGCTCTTCGTCGAGGCCGGAGCGGGCGAGGCGCCGGCCTCGGTCTCGATGCTGTTCCTCGTCCTGCAGCTCGCCGGGGCGCTGCCGGTGACGATGTTTCGGGACCTTGCGGAACGGTTCGCCGACCGCTTCAGCCCGCCCTCGCTGGAAGACAGCGTCTCGCGGCCGCGGTTCATCGATCCCGCCGCGACGGCCGATCCCGCCGGCGCGCTCGATCTTTCGTCGCGCGAGATCGGAGACCTCGTTGCCAGGCTCGGCGCGCTGTTGCCGGATCTCGACGTGGCTGATGTCGCAAGCCCGGCCGACATCCGCCTGCTGTGGCGCGGCGGCTCGGCCGTGGCAGCGACGACCGACGCCTTCCTCGTCCAGCTGATCGGCCGCGGGCTGTCGGGGGCGGATCTCGAAGCCGCGCTCGGCCAGCAGGCGCGGCTCGAAGGCGTGCGCTCGCTGCAGGATGCGCTCGCCGATTTCTCCGACGTGATCCTGTCCTTCGCCACGCTGCCGCGCCTCGCCTTCGATCTCTCCGAGAGCCTGCGCCTGATGGTCCTGCAACTCGCGGAAACCGGTGCAGCCGACGACGGCGACTACGAGTTCCTGATCGCCCTCACGGCCGACCGCAGCGAGCATCTGAACGCGCTGCGCGGATCGCTCGCAACGACCGCGCTGGGCGCAGAGCACGACGCGCAGCGCCTTCTTCTCGCGACGAGCCTGTTCGAGCGCGCGGTCTGGCTCATCCACCGCCTGGCCGTCGCGCTCCGTGCGGTCGAAACTCCGCTCGGCGCGCCGGTCTCGCGGCAGGCGGACGAACCAGCGCCGGCCGAGCGCGCCGGGCTCGGGGCGGGATTGGAGAGTGCCGGCCGGCAGACCGGCTGA
- a CDS encoding SspB family protein: MPEDLIRYDILAQDALRGVVRKVLSEVAKTGLPGEHHFYITFETRAPGVRISSRMLAQYPEEMTIVLQHQFWDLTVTEHAFEVGLSFNGVPERLLVPFAAIKGFVDPSVQFGLQFETAPADAGVEEASREMDEVEASALVFDPPAADAAEPEKTGEAQVVRLDAFRKKT, translated from the coding sequence ATGCCTGAGGATCTGATCCGCTACGATATCCTTGCCCAGGACGCGCTCCGGGGCGTCGTGAGGAAGGTCCTTTCCGAGGTCGCGAAGACCGGGCTTCCCGGCGAGCATCACTTCTACATCACCTTCGAGACCCGCGCGCCCGGCGTGCGCATCTCGAGCCGCATGCTCGCGCAGTACCCGGAAGAGATGACGATCGTCCTCCAGCATCAGTTCTGGGACCTCACGGTCACCGAACATGCGTTCGAGGTCGGCCTTTCCTTCAATGGCGTTCCCGAGCGCCTGCTCGTCCCCTTCGCAGCCATCAAGGGCTTCGTCGACCCGTCCGTGCAGTTCGGCCTCCAGTTCGAGACGGCTCCGGCCGACGCGGGCGTCGAAGAGGCGAGCCGCGAGATGGACGAGGTCGAGGCCTCGGCGCTCGTGTTCGACCCGCCGGCCGCCGATGCCGCCGAGCCGGAGAAGACGGGCGAGGCGCAGGTCGTCCGCCTCGACGCATTCCGCAAGAAGACCTGA
- a CDS encoding multidrug effflux MFS transporter: protein MNSSLVRFAVVLGLLSAIGPFAIDMYLPALPTIGADFGAGIGQVQMSLMVFFVALGAGQLVYGPFSDMFGRKLPLYIGLVLFMIGSVGCALAPSIETLIAFRFVQGLGACAGTVVPRAVVRDLHTGPEAAKLMSLLMLVFSISPILAPLAGSGVIALGGWRAVFWVVLVAAALGLILLALALPETRPVKERRESSIAGAFAAYGLLLRDRRFLALCFLGAFGVSSFFVYLANSSFVLIDHYGLTPTQYSIAFSVNAVSFFGVAQLNGVLGSRFGLMRLMRFAVTGYAASMVLLVALFLAGFDQLSVMIVLLFIAYGFLGLVVPSSAVIALDDHGAIAGTASALMGTLQFGAGIVMMAVVGLFLDGTAVPMLAGIAACSVIALALAFLTPQRSPALAGAPAE, encoded by the coding sequence ATGAACTCGTCGCTCGTCCGCTTCGCGGTCGTGCTGGGCTTGCTCAGCGCGATCGGCCCCTTTGCCATCGACATGTATCTTCCGGCCCTGCCGACGATCGGCGCTGACTTCGGCGCCGGCATCGGCCAGGTGCAGATGAGCCTCATGGTTTTCTTCGTGGCGCTCGGCGCCGGCCAGCTCGTCTATGGTCCGTTCTCGGACATGTTCGGCCGCAAGCTGCCGCTCTATATCGGCCTCGTGCTGTTCATGATCGGCAGCGTCGGCTGCGCGCTGGCGCCCTCGATCGAGACGCTCATCGCCTTCCGCTTCGTCCAGGGGCTCGGCGCCTGCGCGGGCACGGTGGTGCCGCGCGCCGTCGTGCGCGACCTCCATACCGGACCCGAAGCGGCGAAGCTCATGTCGCTGCTGATGCTCGTCTTCAGCATCTCGCCGATCCTCGCCCCGCTCGCCGGAAGCGGCGTGATCGCGCTCGGCGGCTGGCGCGCGGTGTTCTGGGTGGTGCTGGTCGCCGCGGCGCTGGGACTCATCCTTCTGGCGCTTGCGCTCCCGGAGACGCGGCCGGTCAAGGAGCGGCGCGAAAGCAGCATCGCCGGCGCCTTCGCCGCCTATGGGCTGCTGCTGCGCGACCGGCGCTTCCTGGCGCTCTGCTTCCTCGGCGCGTTCGGTGTCTCGAGCTTCTTCGTCTATCTCGCGAATTCGTCCTTCGTGCTGATCGACCACTATGGACTGACGCCGACGCAGTACAGCATCGCCTTCTCGGTGAACGCCGTGTCCTTCTTCGGCGTCGCCCAATTGAACGGCGTGCTCGGCTCGCGCTTCGGGCTCATGCGGCTGATGCGCTTCGCCGTTACCGGCTACGCAGCGTCGATGGTGCTGCTCGTCGCGCTGTTCCTCGCCGGCTTCGACCAGCTCTCCGTCATGATCGTGCTGCTTTTCATCGCTTATGGCTTCCTCGGTCTCGTGGTGCCGAGTTCGGCCGTCATCGCGCTCGACGATCACGGCGCCATCGCCGGCACGGCCTCGGCGTTGATGGGCACGCTGCAGTTCGGCGCCGGCATCGTCATGATGGCGGTGGTGGGCCTGTTCCTCGACGGAACAGCCGTTCCGATGCTCGCTGGCATCGCCGCCTGCTCTGTGATCGCGCTGGCGCTCGCCTTCCTGACGCCGCAGCGGTCGCCCGCGCTGGCCGGGGCGCCCGCCGAATAA
- the fumC gene encoding class II fumarate hydratase, with the protein MTTRIETDTFGPIEVASDRYWGAQAQRSLGNFKIGIEKQPKPVVRALGVVKRAAAEVNMALGRLDPAIGTVIVAAAQEVIDGKLDDHFPLAVWQTGSGTQSNMNANEVISNRAIEMLGGVMGSKKPVHPNDHVNMSQSSNDTYPTAMHVAAAEEIVATLIPALKHLHAALDAKAKAWSDIVKIGRTHTQDATPLTLGQEFSGYAKQVENGIARIELTLPALMELAQGGTAVGTGLNAPVGFAEQVADRIAAITGLPFTSAPNKFEALAAHDAMVFSHGALNTVAASLFKIANDIRLLGSGPRAGLGELSLPENEPGSSIMPGKVNPTQCEALTQVCVQVFGNNAALTFADSQGHFELNVYNPLMAYNFLQSVRLLADGAVSFTDNCVVGIEPRLDNIRHGVERSLMLVTALAPKIGYDNAAKIAKTAHKNGTTLREEAVGGGYVTATEFDTIVRPEDMIGPK; encoded by the coding sequence ATGACGACCCGGATCGAGACAGATACGTTCGGCCCCATCGAGGTTGCCTCGGACCGCTACTGGGGCGCGCAGGCGCAGCGCTCGCTCGGCAATTTCAAGATCGGCATCGAGAAGCAGCCGAAGCCGGTCGTCCGCGCCCTCGGCGTCGTCAAGCGCGCCGCGGCCGAGGTCAACATGGCGCTCGGCCGGCTCGATCCTGCGATCGGCACGGTCATCGTCGCCGCGGCGCAGGAAGTAATCGACGGCAAGCTCGACGATCATTTCCCGCTCGCGGTCTGGCAGACCGGTTCCGGCACGCAGTCGAACATGAACGCCAACGAGGTCATCTCGAACCGCGCGATCGAGATGCTTGGCGGCGTCATGGGATCGAAGAAGCCGGTCCATCCCAACGACCACGTCAATATGAGCCAGTCGTCGAACGATACCTATCCGACGGCGATGCATGTTGCGGCTGCCGAGGAAATCGTCGCGACGCTCATTCCGGCGCTGAAGCACCTCCACGCCGCCCTCGACGCCAAGGCGAAAGCCTGGTCGGATATCGTCAAGATCGGCCGCACCCATACGCAGGACGCCACCCCGCTGACGCTCGGCCAGGAATTCTCTGGCTATGCCAAGCAGGTCGAGAACGGCATCGCCCGGATCGAGCTGACGCTGCCGGCGCTGATGGAACTCGCCCAGGGCGGCACCGCGGTCGGCACGGGCCTCAACGCGCCGGTCGGCTTCGCCGAGCAGGTCGCCGACCGCATCGCCGCGATCACAGGACTCCCTTTCACGAGCGCGCCCAACAAGTTCGAGGCGCTCGCCGCCCATGACGCGATGGTGTTCAGCCATGGCGCGCTCAACACCGTCGCCGCTTCGCTGTTCAAGATCGCCAACGATATCCGCCTGCTCGGCTCCGGCCCGCGCGCCGGCCTCGGCGAGCTGTCGCTGCCCGAGAACGAACCCGGTTCGTCGATCATGCCCGGCAAGGTGAACCCGACGCAGTGCGAGGCGCTGACCCAGGTCTGCGTGCAGGTGTTCGGCAACAACGCCGCCCTCACCTTCGCCGACAGCCAGGGCCATTTCGAGCTCAACGTCTACAACCCGTTGATGGCGTACAACTTCCTGCAGTCCGTCCGCCTGCTCGCCGACGGCGCCGTCTCCTTCACCGACAACTGCGTCGTCGGAATCGAGCCTCGCCTCGACAATATCCGCCACGGAGTCGAGCGCTCGCTGATGCTCGTCACCGCGCTGGCGCCGAAGATCGGCTACGACAACGCCGCCAAGATCGCCAAGACCGCGCACAAGAACGGCACCACGCTGCGCGAGGAAGCCGTCGGCGGCGGCTATGTCACCGCAACAGAATTCGACACAATCGTGCGTCCAGAGGACATGATCGGACCAAAATGA
- a CDS encoding AsmA family protein has translation MFVGGLIIAVLFAALVVPLVIDWNAFRPTFEREAEKVLGQTVHVDGDVTLRILPMPFLEVTDIRVGGSADQPMLEIARFSTRVELIPLLTGDIRVAEMTIDRPVAAVTVDETGAIDWLKRSAASQSLDPAAVTLQHVTVRNGAVSYLDSRSGRVLAFTSIEAGIDARSLLGPWKVEGNLAVEGQPTGFRLATGTQEADGSIRAKLDLYPTSLPITASADGVFNQDGRGPLWGGTFTLAEVLPPTEEGKPVPPPGWRALGSFELRPDLLRLPELTLAEGPEDRPFSLTGAATIALGADMRFDAVLKSRQVDLDRSLGKGPNEPVDVNAAGAALVTALSQLPRPPIPGRVGFDVPGIVVGGSVVQNLQFDAATDRDGWRIEELAADLPGRTRLSADGTVTTTPTVRFVGGVRLRSDQPSIFAAWWRGAPTGTRLPLQPFDMSGQLDVAPEEIRISGMTARMDESNIRGGLDWRRDASGRRDFSIDLKADRFDYDQAASLTELFAGRSVTENGGLADSFKVKLAAGSFVIGDTTLADVSADGSYAEGVLVANRFHVGDLAGAAISASGKLADLGTLPSGQLSATIDARDMSGLASVVERVLPESSLSAWLSAAAPALRDTKLTAVANAAATDERTNANITLNGIAGGSSVDVALGLTGAVSDWRNGAVKLSAAVENPDAGVALRQAGFAARDVDAPGPLRLTVEGGGPLASGVPLSIKGAIAGVDYDLEGRFAVAEDETPRFAGTVALSGADAATLVALVAGPVPGLGAPAALEIGGPLDIVPTRLALTLEKGRLGAGEATGSLVLAKAGERWGVDGDLTLASLDLGALAGFGLGLVPEAVAGGWSDAPFASPAVSGLDAAIGLKAATLTIASGIAVENAIGNLNRSDGRLDLSLAAGTIAGGAATGALSITPADGAAGISGQFAIKGGRLGDFVWQTGGKPVLSGPLDLSAQFEGSGRSLAGVVATLSGGGSIGIGAGSAAETDPGAFAATVAAAESGRDLDEAALGKMFSGFLDAAPLAFSRVDGAFSIVAGIVRAPNLDITADGATVAGGLTIDLNDLSLASRWTLAAVSGADEATGALPQVSIAYDGPLSAPERSLDVSPLQNFLQLRAAQREMQRIEKLQSEILEKEKLGRLLRAGRDEDRRKAEAEKRAAEAAAAAAEAERKAAEEEAVRAEAERLARAEAERQAAAEAQRQAEARAAEEAQAADEARRKAEEARIAAEAAEKAAAEAKARAEDAAKKKAAADALVKEKAQGAKDAAAASAATKKQGDADAKVIDAAKADAEAAKAAAEAEAKANADAIRRAQEVLKLSPEHLQGQ, from the coding sequence CTGTTCGTCGGTGGCTTGATCATCGCCGTGCTGTTCGCGGCGCTGGTGGTGCCGCTCGTGATCGACTGGAACGCGTTCCGCCCCACCTTCGAGCGCGAAGCGGAAAAGGTGCTGGGCCAGACGGTCCATGTCGATGGCGACGTCACGCTGCGCATCCTGCCGATGCCGTTTCTCGAGGTGACGGATATCCGGGTCGGTGGCTCGGCCGACCAGCCGATGCTCGAGATCGCGCGGTTCTCCACCAGGGTCGAGCTCATCCCGCTGCTCACCGGCGATATCCGCGTCGCCGAGATGACCATCGACCGGCCGGTGGCGGCGGTGACGGTGGACGAGACCGGCGCGATCGACTGGCTGAAGCGGAGCGCCGCGTCGCAGAGCCTAGACCCCGCGGCCGTGACGCTGCAGCATGTCACCGTCCGCAACGGCGCGGTCTCCTATCTCGACAGCCGTTCGGGGCGTGTGCTGGCGTTCACCTCGATCGAGGCGGGGATCGATGCGCGCTCGCTGCTCGGCCCGTGGAAGGTCGAGGGCAATCTTGCCGTCGAGGGCCAGCCGACCGGTTTCCGCCTCGCCACCGGCACGCAGGAGGCGGATGGCTCGATCCGCGCTAAGCTCGACCTTTACCCGACGTCGCTGCCCATCACGGCCAGCGCCGACGGCGTCTTCAACCAGGACGGCAGAGGGCCGCTCTGGGGCGGCACGTTCACCCTCGCCGAAGTCCTCCCGCCGACGGAGGAGGGCAAGCCGGTGCCGCCGCCGGGCTGGCGGGCGCTCGGCAGTTTCGAGCTGCGGCCGGACCTGCTGCGCCTGCCCGAGCTGACGCTCGCCGAGGGGCCGGAAGACCGCCCGTTCAGCCTGACCGGGGCCGCGACGATCGCGCTCGGTGCCGACATGCGCTTCGACGCGGTGTTGAAGTCGCGGCAGGTCGATCTCGATCGTTCGCTCGGAAAGGGGCCGAACGAGCCGGTCGACGTCAACGCAGCGGGCGCCGCGCTCGTGACGGCTCTGTCGCAGCTTCCGCGCCCGCCGATCCCGGGCCGAGTCGGCTTCGATGTGCCGGGCATCGTGGTGGGTGGCTCGGTGGTGCAGAACCTCCAGTTCGATGCCGCCACCGATCGCGACGGCTGGCGGATCGAGGAACTGGCCGCCGATCTGCCGGGGCGCACGCGGCTTTCGGCCGACGGCACGGTCACGACGACACCGACCGTCCGTTTCGTCGGCGGCGTGCGCCTGCGTTCCGACCAGCCATCGATCTTCGCGGCCTGGTGGCGTGGCGCGCCGACGGGGACGCGGCTGCCGCTGCAACCCTTCGACATGTCGGGACAGCTCGATGTCGCGCCCGAGGAGATCCGCATCAGCGGCATGACGGCGCGGATGGACGAATCGAACATCCGCGGCGGGCTCGACTGGCGGCGCGATGCATCCGGCCGCCGCGATTTCTCGATCGATCTCAAGGCCGACCGCTTCGACTACGATCAGGCGGCCTCGCTGACAGAGCTGTTCGCCGGCCGCTCGGTCACCGAGAATGGCGGCCTTGCCGACAGTTTCAAGGTGAAGCTCGCCGCGGGCAGCTTCGTGATCGGCGACACCACGCTCGCCGATGTCTCGGCCGATGGCTCCTATGCCGAGGGCGTGCTTGTCGCCAACCGCTTCCATGTCGGCGATCTCGCCGGCGCAGCGATCTCGGCCAGCGGAAAGCTGGCGGATCTCGGAACGCTGCCGAGCGGCCAGCTTTCGGCGACCATCGACGCCCGTGACATGTCCGGGCTCGCCTCCGTCGTCGAGCGCGTCCTGCCAGAAAGTTCATTGTCGGCCTGGCTGTCTGCAGCCGCGCCGGCGCTGCGGGACACGAAGCTCACCGCCGTGGCCAATGCGGCGGCGACCGACGAGCGGACGAACGCGAACATCACTCTGAACGGCATCGCGGGCGGCAGCTCGGTCGATGTCGCGCTCGGGCTCACCGGCGCCGTGTCGGACTGGCGCAACGGCGCGGTGAAGCTCTCGGCGGCGGTCGAGAATCCGGACGCAGGCGTCGCGCTGCGCCAGGCGGGCTTCGCCGCGCGCGACGTCGATGCGCCGGGTCCGCTACGCCTGACGGTGGAAGGCGGCGGTCCGCTCGCCTCGGGCGTTCCGCTGAGCATCAAGGGCGCGATCGCCGGTGTCGACTACGATCTCGAGGGGCGGTTCGCGGTCGCGGAGGACGAGACGCCGCGCTTCGCCGGCACAGTCGCGCTCTCGGGTGCCGACGCGGCCACGCTGGTGGCGTTGGTCGCCGGCCCCGTTCCGGGCCTCGGTGCTCCCGCGGCCCTGGAGATCGGAGGTCCGCTCGACATCGTGCCGACGCGCCTTGCCCTCACGCTGGAGAAGGGGCGGCTCGGCGCAGGCGAGGCGACCGGATCGCTGGTGCTGGCGAAGGCAGGCGAGCGTTGGGGTGTCGACGGCGATCTCACCCTCGCTTCGCTCGATCTCGGCGCGCTCGCAGGTTTCGGCCTCGGCCTCGTTCCGGAAGCTGTCGCCGGCGGCTGGTCCGATGCGCCCTTCGCGAGCCCCGCTGTTTCGGGCCTCGATGCGGCGATCGGGCTCAAGGCCGCGACGCTGACCATCGCAAGCGGCATCGCGGTCGAGAACGCCATCGGCAATCTCAACCGGTCCGATGGCCGCCTCGATCTTTCGCTGGCCGCCGGAACGATCGCCGGCGGCGCGGCGACCGGCGCGTTGTCGATCACACCCGCCGACGGAGCCGCGGGTATCTCGGGCCAGTTCGCGATCAAGGGTGGCCGTCTTGGCGATTTCGTCTGGCAGACGGGTGGCAAGCCGGTGCTTTCGGGGCCGCTCGACCTTTCGGCGCAGTTCGAGGGCAGCGGCCGGTCGCTGGCTGGTGTCGTCGCGACGCTCTCGGGCGGCGGCTCGATCGGCATCGGCGCCGGCAGCGCTGCCGAGACCGATCCTGGCGCCTTCGCCGCCACCGTCGCCGCGGCCGAGAGCGGCCGCGATCTCGACGAGGCTGCGCTCGGCAAGATGTTCTCCGGTTTCCTCGATGCCGCGCCGTTGGCCTTCAGCCGTGTCGACGGAGCCTTCTCGATCGTTGCCGGCATCGTTCGCGCGCCCAATCTCGACATCACGGCCGACGGCGCCACCGTCGCCGGAGGCCTGACGATCGACTTGAACGATCTGTCGCTGGCCAGCCGCTGGACGCTGGCGGCGGTCTCGGGCGCCGACGAGGCGACCGGAGCGCTGCCACAGGTCTCGATCGCCTATGACGGGCCGCTTTCGGCGCCCGAGCGCTCGCTCGACGTGTCACCGTTGCAGAATTTCCTGCAGCTTCGGGCGGCGCAGCGCGAGATGCAGCGGATCGAGAAGCTGCAGAGCGAAATCCTCGAGAAGGAGAAGCTCGGTCGCCTGCTGCGCGCCGGCCGCGACGAGGATCGCCGAAAGGCCGAGGCAGAGAAGCGCGCCGCCGAGGCAGCCGCCGCTGCCGCAGAGGCGGAGCGCAAGGCCGCCGAGGAAGAGGCCGTGCGTGCGGAGGCGGAACGGCTTGCGAGAGCCGAGGCCGAGCGGCAGGCCGCTGCCGAGGCTCAGCGTCAGGCGGAGGCGCGGGCCGCGGAGGAGGCTCAGGCCGCCGACGAAGCGCGGCGAAAGGCGGAAGAGGCGCGGATCGCGGCGGAAGCGGCCGAGAAGGCCGCGGCCGAGGCGAAGGCGCGGGCGGAGGATGCGGCGAAGAAGAAGGCTGCCGCCGACGCCCTCGTGAAGGAGAAAGCGCAGGGCGCGAAGGACGCGGCCGCCGCGTCGGCTGCGACCAAGAAGCAGGGCGACGCCGACGCCAAGGTCATCGATGCCGCCAAGGCGGATGCCGAAGCAGCCAAGGCCGCGGCCGAAGCGGAGGCCAAGGCCAATGCCGATGCGATCCGGCGGGCACAGGAAGTGTTGAAGCTCTCGCCGGAACATCTGCAGGGGCAGTAA